The following coding sequences lie in one Myxococcus xanthus genomic window:
- a CDS encoding secondary thiamine-phosphate synthase enzyme YjbQ — protein sequence MFHAKELTVSSRGRGFTDITADVQRAVAESGARQGLCTVFLHHTSASLLLCENADPDVRRDLESFFSRLVKDGDPLFVHDAEGPDDMPAHVRTVLTQNALNIPVKDGRADLGTWQGVYVWEHRTSPHRRRVTVSVVS from the coding sequence ATGTTCCACGCGAAGGAGCTCACGGTGTCCAGCCGGGGCCGCGGCTTCACCGACATCACCGCGGACGTCCAGCGCGCCGTCGCCGAGAGCGGCGCCCGCCAGGGGCTGTGCACCGTGTTCCTTCATCACACGAGCGCGTCCCTGCTGCTGTGTGAGAACGCGGACCCGGACGTGCGCCGGGATTTGGAGTCCTTCTTCTCGCGGCTGGTGAAGGACGGGGACCCGCTCTTCGTCCATGACGCGGAGGGGCCGGACGACATGCCCGCGCACGTGCGCACCGTCCTCACCCAGAATGCGCTGAACATCCCCGTGAAGGATGGCCGCGCGGACCTGGGGACGTGGCAGGGCGTCTACGTCTGGGAGCACCGGACCTCGCCGCACCGGCGCCGCGTCACCGTGTCCGTGGTGAGCTGA
- a CDS encoding L,D-transpeptidase family protein, which yields MFAAWQRTAADAGTDGGVDGSAEAALSPPRRTPDDGATVARDEVPALTIDPALDDLAQSEEEEDTPGEEEVPPPEQLTVIPDELHPGEELVLGPDGEPLEDTGLVLEDVDPGLEPVSGAEDGGTYAVPFAPDAGSLRVRRSIVVRQEPRQDAPALGTVAQDMRVRWQGETAVRGPDCEAWIQIEPRGWVCERYLEPNFREPRVRELPKLREGELTPGIYARVVGKRVRAYPSLALARARRKGVLLKGSVSVQLRGQVRIRRRTYWRTTDGQYLEARVLREYRPSSFEGVNAEAIADLPPTFAWAQSRTRPTAAVEVRTAPDAKAPRETVLPPRTLVAVKELSEDGHWVSIAEDQWVARDDLHVAWFSHAPPQVEPGSRWLDVDLDAQVLVAYEGERPVYATLISSGKQGTDTPEGLFRIWIKFAEADMTGSGTAGNDTYRVATVPWTMFFQDDYALHTAYWHDRFGQPMSHGCVNLSPKDARALYSWAAPQVPVGWSMVHATEDAPGSWIRIRGQARPTGKPRKVAVAATQVGAP from the coding sequence CTGTTCGCGGCGTGGCAGCGCACCGCGGCGGATGCCGGGACGGACGGCGGCGTTGATGGCTCGGCCGAGGCGGCGCTGTCTCCGCCGCGCCGCACGCCTGACGACGGGGCGACCGTGGCGCGCGACGAGGTGCCGGCGCTGACCATCGACCCCGCCCTGGACGACCTTGCCCAATCCGAGGAGGAAGAGGACACGCCGGGCGAAGAAGAAGTCCCACCACCCGAGCAGCTCACGGTCATCCCGGATGAGCTGCACCCGGGCGAGGAACTGGTGCTCGGCCCGGACGGTGAGCCGCTCGAGGACACGGGGCTGGTGCTCGAAGATGTCGACCCAGGACTGGAGCCCGTGAGCGGCGCGGAGGACGGAGGAACGTACGCCGTGCCCTTCGCTCCGGACGCGGGCTCGCTGCGGGTGCGCCGCTCCATCGTGGTCCGCCAGGAGCCTCGGCAGGATGCACCGGCGCTGGGCACCGTGGCGCAGGACATGCGCGTGCGCTGGCAGGGCGAAACAGCGGTGCGCGGGCCGGACTGCGAGGCTTGGATTCAGATTGAGCCGCGCGGCTGGGTCTGCGAGCGCTACCTGGAGCCCAACTTCCGCGAGCCCCGCGTGCGTGAGCTCCCGAAGCTGCGCGAGGGCGAGCTGACGCCCGGCATCTACGCCCGTGTCGTGGGCAAGCGCGTGCGCGCCTATCCCAGCCTCGCCCTGGCGCGCGCCCGGCGAAAGGGCGTGCTGCTGAAGGGCTCCGTATCGGTGCAGCTCCGCGGGCAGGTCCGCATCCGCCGCAGGACATATTGGCGCACCACCGACGGCCAGTACCTGGAGGCGCGGGTGCTGCGCGAATACCGGCCTTCCTCCTTCGAGGGCGTGAACGCGGAGGCCATCGCCGACCTGCCGCCGACGTTCGCCTGGGCCCAGTCCCGCACCCGTCCCACCGCCGCCGTGGAGGTTCGGACAGCGCCAGACGCGAAGGCCCCCCGCGAAACGGTGCTGCCACCGCGCACGCTGGTGGCCGTGAAGGAGCTGTCCGAGGACGGCCACTGGGTGAGCATCGCGGAGGACCAATGGGTGGCGCGGGACGACCTGCACGTCGCCTGGTTCTCACACGCGCCGCCGCAGGTGGAGCCCGGCTCCCGCTGGCTGGACGTGGACCTGGATGCCCAGGTGCTGGTGGCCTACGAAGGTGAGCGGCCGGTGTACGCGACGCTCATCTCCTCCGGGAAGCAGGGCACGGACACGCCGGAGGGCCTGTTCCGCATCTGGATCAAATTCGCGGAGGCCGACATGACGGGCAGCGGCACCGCCGGCAACGACACCTACCGCGTTGCCACGGTGCCCTGGACCATGTTCTTCCAGGACGACTACGCGCTGCACACGGCCTATTGGCACGACCGCTTCGGCCAGCCCATGAGCCATGGCTGCGTCAACCTGTCGCCGAAGGACGCCCGCGCGCTCTATTCCTGGGCCGCGCCGCAGGTGCCCGTCGGCTGGTCCATGGTTCACGCGACGGAGGACGCGCCGGGCTCGTGGATTCGCATCCGCGGCCAGGCCCGGCCGACGGGCAAGCCGCGCAAGGTGGCGGTCGCCGCGACGCAGGTGGGCGCGCCGTAG
- a CDS encoding lipase yields the protein MTPSQPEAPHAPSTHAAAPSVITRLARTLRGLPPAERWWGPGCAGMAGWLKRAAQSLPPEDLTPRFHALLARVRQGLPVLPQEARRHQYVLVRGMLGDELPGYLLDNVQRLERRGLSVREAAVDTEGLLADNVAVLREVLRDAEYFGRSVVMVGHSKGGVECTATLALYPELRHVVRAVVTLQAPYGGSSIAHDLATTPRLRRLIDFAFPLLFHGVSRSVEELSYPQRQAFIQQHPYPADIPTVSLATSRLSRTSTLYPLQRYLHERYGYQADGMVTAVDAEVPGARVVRLHDMDHAEAALRGLPGMVRYHPGDLTEVMVALALETR from the coding sequence ATGACGCCGTCGCAGCCCGAAGCCCCACACGCTCCGTCCACCCACGCCGCGGCCCCGAGCGTCATCACCCGGCTCGCTCGCACGCTGCGCGGACTGCCTCCCGCCGAGCGCTGGTGGGGCCCTGGCTGCGCGGGCATGGCCGGCTGGCTGAAGCGGGCGGCGCAGTCCCTTCCCCCCGAGGACCTCACGCCCCGCTTCCATGCGCTGCTCGCGCGCGTCCGCCAGGGGCTGCCGGTGCTGCCGCAAGAGGCCCGGCGTCACCAGTACGTGCTGGTGCGCGGCATGCTGGGAGACGAGCTGCCCGGCTACCTGCTGGACAACGTGCAGCGGCTGGAGCGCCGGGGACTGAGCGTGCGCGAGGCCGCGGTGGACACCGAAGGGCTGCTCGCGGACAACGTGGCGGTGCTCCGCGAGGTGCTGCGCGACGCGGAGTACTTCGGCCGCAGCGTGGTGATGGTGGGCCACAGCAAGGGCGGCGTGGAGTGCACCGCCACGCTGGCGCTCTACCCGGAGCTGCGCCACGTGGTGCGCGCGGTGGTGACGCTCCAGGCGCCGTATGGCGGCTCATCCATCGCGCACGACCTGGCCACCACGCCCCGGCTCCGGCGGCTCATCGACTTCGCCTTCCCGCTGCTGTTCCACGGCGTGTCCCGCTCCGTGGAGGAGCTGTCCTATCCCCAGCGGCAGGCCTTCATCCAGCAGCACCCCTACCCCGCCGACATCCCCACCGTGTCGCTGGCCACCTCGCGGCTGTCGCGCACCTCCACGCTGTACCCGCTCCAGCGCTACCTGCACGAGCGCTACGGGTACCAGGCGGACGGCATGGTGACGGCGGTGGACGCGGAGGTGCCCGGCGCGCGCGTGGTGCGGTTGCACGACATGGACCACGCGGAGGCCGCGCTGCGCGGCCTGCCAGGCATGGTCCGCTACCACCCGGGCGACCTCACCGAGGTGATGGTCGCCCTGGCGTTGGAGACGCGCTGA
- a CDS encoding DUF4178 domain-containing protein, giving the protein MTQGKCPSCGAMVEFTAGSAQVVVCGYCQTVVARKGLDFESHGKIGSIVPTDSPLQLRAEGRYRKAAYTIVGHLQKDHGAGPWDEWYVEFADGRTGWLSESEGAFHLMFDMGPEEGVALEDLHPGERLHLRDRAWVIEERGHGRVVAAAGQLPSDVDPTQDAWYVDATGPKGAFLTLDFGTRGHSPEAFVGEALKLEQLGIPAGQLRPRVRKVELQQARCTQCNGNLELRAPDKTLRVACPYCGALLDARQGKLSFLRMLQKPSRPLIIPLGTKGKLDGAEWICIGYLERSCTVEGVRYPWEEFLLYNASRGFVWLMNSNGHWVFLKPLPAGDVSLSPDVAAFYEHRRYRCFQHVTAVTDKVLGEFYWTVRVGERAEASEYVAAPYSVNVDATDDEVSYTHGEYLEPEVVKEAFGLQEPMPQREGIAPSQPNPHQSGLRSVFVWTGLWILALFVLAAVLSLTAAKTVVLEEAVVIPPDATPGTPGAMHFSEPFELPKRGNMRVEISGTPFNEWLGIQGDLVNQDTNDVVLFYEELSYYRGNDGDGEWTESNMSASTYLSPVPAGKYALRTTASFAANPVRPRPMTYRVKLIHDTPNSSWFCFALGLMVVGPVVALYRSHSFETRRWAESNV; this is encoded by the coding sequence GTGACGCAGGGGAAGTGTCCATCGTGCGGTGCGATGGTGGAGTTCACCGCCGGCTCGGCGCAGGTGGTGGTGTGCGGCTACTGCCAGACGGTGGTGGCTCGCAAGGGCCTGGACTTCGAGTCCCACGGGAAGATTGGCAGCATCGTCCCCACCGATTCGCCGCTGCAGCTCCGCGCGGAGGGGCGCTACCGCAAGGCGGCGTACACCATCGTCGGCCACTTGCAGAAGGACCACGGCGCGGGGCCGTGGGACGAGTGGTACGTGGAGTTCGCGGACGGCCGCACCGGGTGGCTCAGCGAGTCCGAGGGCGCCTTCCACCTGATGTTCGACATGGGGCCCGAAGAGGGCGTGGCGCTGGAGGACCTGCACCCGGGAGAGCGGCTGCACCTGCGAGATCGCGCGTGGGTCATCGAGGAGCGCGGCCACGGCCGCGTGGTGGCCGCCGCGGGTCAGCTCCCCAGCGACGTGGACCCCACGCAGGACGCCTGGTACGTGGACGCCACGGGGCCCAAGGGCGCCTTCCTCACGCTTGACTTCGGCACGCGCGGGCATTCCCCCGAGGCCTTCGTCGGCGAGGCGCTGAAACTGGAGCAGCTGGGCATCCCGGCCGGGCAGCTCCGGCCCCGCGTGCGCAAGGTGGAGCTGCAGCAGGCGCGCTGCACGCAGTGCAACGGCAACCTGGAACTGCGCGCGCCGGACAAGACGCTGCGCGTGGCGTGCCCCTACTGCGGCGCGCTGCTGGACGCGCGCCAGGGCAAGCTGTCCTTCCTGCGCATGCTGCAGAAGCCGAGCCGGCCGCTCATCATCCCCCTGGGAACCAAGGGGAAGCTGGATGGCGCGGAGTGGATCTGCATCGGCTACCTGGAGCGCTCGTGCACCGTGGAGGGCGTGCGCTACCCGTGGGAGGAGTTTCTCCTCTACAACGCGTCGCGCGGCTTCGTCTGGCTGATGAATTCCAACGGCCACTGGGTGTTCTTGAAGCCGCTGCCCGCGGGTGACGTGTCACTGTCGCCCGACGTCGCCGCCTTCTATGAGCACCGCCGCTACAGGTGCTTCCAGCACGTCACCGCCGTCACGGACAAGGTGCTGGGGGAGTTCTACTGGACGGTGAGGGTGGGCGAGCGGGCCGAGGCGTCGGAGTACGTCGCCGCGCCGTACTCGGTGAACGTGGACGCCACGGACGACGAGGTGTCGTACACCCACGGCGAGTACCTGGAGCCCGAGGTGGTGAAGGAGGCCTTCGGCTTGCAGGAGCCGATGCCTCAGCGGGAGGGCATCGCCCCCAGCCAGCCGAACCCACACCAGTCGGGCCTGCGCTCCGTCTTCGTCTGGACTGGCCTCTGGATACTGGCGTTGTTCGTGCTGGCGGCCGTGCTGTCCTTGACCGCCGCGAAGACGGTCGTCCTGGAGGAGGCGGTGGTGATACCGCCGGATGCCACGCCAGGCACGCCGGGGGCCATGCACTTCAGCGAGCCCTTCGAATTGCCCAAGCGCGGCAACATGCGCGTGGAGATCAGCGGCACGCCCTTCAACGAGTGGCTGGGCATCCAGGGCGACCTGGTGAACCAGGACACGAACGACGTGGTCCTCTTCTACGAAGAGCTGAGCTACTACCGCGGCAACGACGGCGACGGCGAGTGGACCGAAAGCAACATGTCCGCCAGCACCTACCTGTCGCCGGTGCCCGCCGGGAAGTACGCGCTGCGCACGACGGCGAGCTTCGCGGCGAACCCGGTGCGGCCGCGGCCCATGACGTACAGGGTGAAGCTCATCCACGACACGCCCAACTCGAGCTGGTTCTGCTTCGCGCTGGGGCTGATGGTGGTGGGGCCGGTGGTGGCGTTGTATCGCTCGCACAGCTTCGAGACGCGGCGCTGGGCGGAGAGCAACGTCTAG
- a CDS encoding alpha/beta hydrolase gives MERALRHVATRLGELDCHVIDALPEGATPELVVVLSHGLGAPATDLVPLGPELMAFQPALADRVRFVFPGGPMAWAHGGRAWFPLPDAVMRGEQRDWEQFARDVPPGMPAARRALMSTVDALCAAMKLPYGRIVLGGFSQGGMVSTDVALRLDEPPAGLCILSGTLTSEPEWRTRAQGRTGLPVFQAHGRYDPLLPLGNAERLRDMFVASGLTVDFHAYDMPHAIVTEELEALAAFLAARLGGR, from the coding sequence ATGGAACGCGCCCTGCGCCACGTGGCCACACGGCTGGGGGAGCTGGACTGCCACGTCATCGACGCGCTCCCCGAGGGCGCGACGCCCGAACTGGTCGTCGTCCTCTCCCATGGCCTGGGCGCGCCCGCCACCGACCTGGTGCCCCTGGGGCCGGAGTTGATGGCGTTCCAGCCGGCGCTGGCGGACCGCGTGCGGTTCGTCTTCCCGGGCGGGCCCATGGCCTGGGCGCACGGAGGACGCGCCTGGTTCCCCCTGCCCGACGCGGTGATGCGGGGGGAGCAGCGCGACTGGGAGCAGTTCGCGCGCGACGTACCGCCGGGCATGCCCGCCGCGCGCAGGGCGCTGATGAGCACCGTGGACGCGCTCTGCGCCGCGATGAAGCTGCCCTACGGGCGCATCGTGCTGGGCGGCTTCAGTCAGGGCGGAATGGTGTCCACGGACGTGGCCCTGCGCCTGGATGAGCCGCCCGCCGGGCTGTGCATCCTCTCTGGCACGCTGACGTCGGAGCCGGAGTGGCGCACCCGCGCCCAGGGCCGCACGGGGCTGCCCGTGTTCCAGGCCCACGGGCGCTACGACCCGCTGCTGCCCCTGGGCAACGCCGAGCGACTGCGGGACATGTTCGTGGCGTCGGGCCTCACCGTGGACTTCCACGCCTACGACATGCCGCACGCCATCGTCACCGAGGAACTGGAGGCCCTGGCCGCGTTCCTCGCCGCGCGGCTGGGTGGACGCTGA
- a CDS encoding peptidylprolyl isomerase, whose protein sequence is MTTHDDSQGGRKNARSLAELHALGIMKKMPAALQLDSTEPVELPTVEAPSLEGVSVAQVAPAPLTEQELVDRFDALRRQHADVRERQPGEDVALEDDVLVDVLGFANNRLMPFSVRENWWVRVAADPGLPGFFESLAGAKVGQSVGIELTLPDTYPVEALRGQPARFLVSVKAARELKLLDDDSPELLSRLGMGSITDVMRKLGDDLAQERLADVDRLTQERVMDVLVDRTPVEVSAALVDEEIRRRWAEAERPILQRKDFQPDELQEALEGWLQDPLTRLDAAYRITLALVLRAIAERDGIQPDRAATDAMLEDLANFTGVNRQELGVAVKEDEALARRLYEMALRFSTIDHVMKKVTLTPAAA, encoded by the coding sequence ATGACGACCCATGACGATTCGCAGGGCGGTCGTAAGAATGCCCGTTCGCTGGCCGAGCTTCATGCGCTCGGCATCATGAAGAAGATGCCGGCGGCGCTGCAGCTCGACAGCACCGAGCCGGTGGAGCTTCCCACGGTGGAGGCTCCTTCCCTGGAGGGGGTGTCGGTGGCCCAGGTGGCGCCTGCGCCATTGACGGAGCAGGAACTCGTGGACCGCTTCGATGCGCTCCGTCGCCAGCACGCAGACGTCCGCGAGCGTCAGCCGGGCGAGGATGTGGCGCTCGAGGACGACGTGCTCGTGGACGTGCTGGGCTTCGCCAACAACCGGCTGATGCCCTTCTCTGTCCGGGAGAACTGGTGGGTGCGCGTCGCGGCGGACCCGGGGCTGCCCGGCTTCTTCGAATCACTGGCGGGGGCGAAGGTGGGCCAGTCGGTCGGCATCGAGCTGACGCTGCCGGACACCTATCCCGTGGAGGCGCTGCGGGGGCAGCCGGCCCGCTTCCTCGTGAGCGTGAAGGCGGCGCGAGAGCTGAAGTTGCTGGACGATGACTCGCCGGAGTTGCTGTCACGGCTGGGCATGGGCTCCATCACGGACGTCATGCGCAAGCTGGGGGACGACCTGGCCCAGGAGCGGCTCGCCGACGTCGACCGGTTGACCCAGGAGCGCGTCATGGACGTGCTCGTGGACCGCACGCCGGTGGAGGTGTCCGCCGCGCTGGTGGACGAGGAGATTCGCCGGCGCTGGGCGGAGGCCGAGCGGCCCATCCTCCAGCGCAAGGATTTCCAGCCCGACGAGCTTCAGGAGGCGCTGGAGGGGTGGCTGCAGGATCCGCTGACCCGCCTGGATGCGGCGTACCGCATCACGTTGGCACTGGTCCTGCGAGCCATCGCCGAACGCGACGGCATCCAGCCGGACCGCGCGGCGACGGACGCCATGCTGGAGGACCTCGCGAACTTCACGGGCGTCAACCGGCAGGAGCTGGGCGTGGCGGTGAAGGAGGACGAGGCGCTGGCTCGCCGCCTGTACGAGATGGCGCTGCGCTTCTCCACCATCGACCACGTGATGAAGAAGGTGACGCTGACGCCCGCCGCGGCGTGA
- a CDS encoding DUF350 domain-containing protein yields MLLLGVVVSVQGVLASIIYSLIGLAVFVAGFYVIRLIMPFDVHKELEADQNTAVGIVIGSFIIGLAIIVAAAISG; encoded by the coding sequence ATGTTGTTACTTGGCGTGGTGGTCAGCGTTCAGGGTGTGCTGGCGAGCATCATCTACTCGCTCATCGGATTGGCGGTGTTCGTGGCGGGCTTCTACGTCATCCGCCTCATCATGCCCTTCGACGTGCACAAGGAGCTGGAGGCCGACCAGAACACGGCGGTGGGCATCGTCATCGGTTCCTTCATCATCGGTCTGGCCATCATCGTGGCCGCGGCCATCAGCGGATGA
- a CDS encoding polyamine aminopropyltransferase, translating to MNKTLLYITVIVIATCGLIYELVVGALASYLLGDSITQFSTVIGGYLFAMGIGSYLSRYIERGVAQRFVEVELAVALLGGICAPVLFLTFTLTDLFQVALYGSVIAIGALVGMEIPLLLRILKDQVKFKDLISQVLSLDYVGALAASVAFPLLLVPKLGLVRTSLLFGVLNAAVALWSTWLLAPLLGNPLRLRVKAVGLTLLLLAGFVMGDRLTTFYEDQLYADDVVHASSSPYQRIILTRGKRGFSLFLNGNLQFASLDEYRYHESLVHPAMVRAGKVENVLILGGGDGLAAREVLRYPEVRSVTLVDLDPVITGLATNYGELAKLNRHAMTDPRMRVVNGDAMQFLTEGGALYDVVVVDFPDPNNFALGKLYTTGFYKLLKKRIAPDGVAVVQSTSPLFARRSFWCVETTLRAAGFWTEPYHALVPSFGEWGYVLIAHEPPARHRPLPEGLLFLDDATMESLTQFPPDMGPLPAEVNRLNNQVLVHYYEAEWQRWN from the coding sequence GTGAACAAGACGCTGCTGTACATCACCGTCATCGTCATCGCGACGTGCGGGCTCATCTATGAGCTCGTCGTCGGGGCGCTCGCGAGCTACCTGCTCGGCGACTCCATCACCCAGTTCTCCACCGTCATTGGCGGCTATCTGTTCGCCATGGGCATTGGCAGCTACCTGTCGCGCTACATCGAGCGCGGGGTGGCGCAGCGCTTCGTGGAGGTGGAGCTGGCGGTGGCGCTGCTGGGCGGCATCTGCGCGCCGGTGCTGTTCCTCACCTTCACGCTGACGGACCTGTTCCAGGTGGCGCTGTACGGCAGCGTGATTGCCATTGGCGCGCTGGTGGGCATGGAGATTCCCCTCCTGCTGCGCATCCTGAAGGACCAGGTCAAGTTCAAGGACCTGATCAGCCAGGTGCTGTCGCTGGACTACGTGGGGGCGCTCGCGGCCAGCGTGGCCTTCCCGTTGCTGCTGGTGCCGAAGCTGGGGCTGGTGCGCACGTCCCTGCTGTTCGGCGTGCTGAACGCGGCGGTGGCGCTGTGGAGCACGTGGTTGCTGGCGCCGCTGTTGGGCAACCCGCTGCGGTTGCGCGTCAAGGCGGTGGGGCTGACGCTGCTGCTGCTGGCGGGCTTCGTCATGGGCGACCGGCTCACCACCTTCTACGAGGACCAGCTCTACGCGGATGACGTGGTCCACGCGTCCAGCTCGCCGTATCAGCGCATCATCCTCACGCGCGGCAAGCGGGGCTTCTCGCTGTTCCTCAACGGCAACCTCCAGTTCGCCAGCCTGGACGAGTACCGCTACCACGAGTCCCTGGTGCACCCGGCCATGGTGCGCGCGGGCAAGGTGGAGAACGTGCTCATCCTGGGCGGTGGAGACGGCCTGGCCGCGCGGGAAGTGCTGCGCTACCCGGAGGTCCGCTCCGTCACGCTGGTGGACCTGGACCCGGTGATTACGGGGCTGGCGACGAACTACGGGGAGCTGGCGAAGCTGAACCGCCACGCGATGACGGACCCGCGGATGCGGGTGGTCAACGGGGACGCGATGCAGTTCCTCACCGAGGGCGGCGCGCTGTACGACGTGGTGGTGGTGGACTTCCCGGACCCGAACAACTTCGCGCTGGGGAAGCTGTACACCACGGGCTTCTACAAGCTGCTCAAGAAGCGCATCGCGCCGGACGGCGTGGCGGTGGTGCAGAGCACCAGCCCGCTGTTCGCCCGGCGCTCCTTCTGGTGTGTGGAGACGACGCTCAGGGCCGCGGGCTTCTGGACGGAGCCGTACCACGCGCTGGTGCCGTCGTTCGGTGAGTGGGGCTACGTGCTGATTGCGCACGAGCCGCCCGCCCGGCACCGGCCGCTGCCCGAAGGGCTGCTCTTCCTGGACGACGCGACGATGGAGTCGCTCACCCAGTTCCCTCCGGACATGGGGCCCTTGCCCGCGGAGGTGAACCGGCTGAACAACCAGGTGCTGGTGCACTACTACGAGGCGGAGTGGCAGCGGTGGAACTGA
- the speD gene encoding S-adenosylmethionine decarboxylase, which yields MPGSLKDAAALAALFEALIVVLDLKVVGQPQWHVFPEPGGITGLTLLAESHLGIHTFPEHGFAALNVYCCRERQRPDFEALLARHLGATACVVRELKRGVTA from the coding sequence GTGCCTGGCAGCCTCAAGGACGCGGCGGCACTGGCGGCGCTCTTCGAGGCGCTCATCGTCGTGCTGGACCTGAAGGTCGTGGGCCAGCCGCAGTGGCACGTGTTCCCGGAGCCCGGTGGCATCACCGGGCTGACGCTGCTGGCCGAAAGCCACCTGGGCATCCACACATTTCCGGAGCACGGGTTCGCCGCGCTCAACGTGTACTGCTGCCGCGAGCGCCAGCGTCCGGACTTCGAGGCGCTGCTGGCGCGCCACCTGGGCGCGACGGCGTGCGTGGTGCGTGAGCTGAAGCGGGGGGTGACGGCGTGA
- a CDS encoding peptidylprolyl isomerase, whose amino-acid sequence MRTQFLTTVLLCLTLTACKDSDKKESTGGGIPPSATTPAKPSAPSAAEVPAAAPPAEAASGEWTKKVQAGQDVYATLETNQGAIVVRLFSKDAPKTVANFVGLATGEKAWTDPKTGQRVEGKPLYDGVIFHRVIPGFMIQGGDPTGTGRGDPGYRFEDEFQSGRTFNKKGLLAMANAGPGTNGSQFFITTSTPDYLNNRHTIFGEVVSGYDVVEKIANVQRDPRDKPLEPVVIQKIAMSDQAPAGSGN is encoded by the coding sequence ATGCGGACCCAATTCCTAACGACTGTCCTCCTCTGCCTTACCCTCACCGCCTGCAAGGACTCCGACAAGAAGGAATCCACGGGTGGTGGTATCCCGCCCTCCGCGACGACGCCGGCGAAGCCCTCGGCGCCTTCCGCCGCCGAGGTGCCGGCCGCGGCGCCCCCCGCCGAGGCCGCCTCGGGTGAATGGACGAAGAAGGTCCAGGCGGGCCAGGACGTCTACGCCACCCTCGAAACGAACCAGGGCGCCATCGTCGTGCGCCTCTTCTCCAAGGACGCCCCCAAGACGGTGGCCAACTTCGTGGGCCTGGCCACGGGCGAGAAGGCCTGGACGGACCCGAAGACGGGCCAGCGCGTGGAAGGCAAGCCGCTGTACGACGGCGTCATCTTCCACCGGGTGATTCCGGGCTTCATGATTCAGGGCGGCGACCCCACGGGCACCGGCCGCGGCGACCCGGGCTACCGCTTCGAGGACGAGTTCCAGAGCGGCCGCACCTTCAACAAGAAGGGCCTGCTGGCCATGGCCAACGCCGGTCCCGGCACCAACGGCAGCCAGTTCTTCATCACCACCTCCACGCCGGACTACCTCAACAACCGCCACACCATCTTCGGTGAGGTGGTGTCGGGCTACGACGTGGTGGAGAAGATCGCCAACGTGCAGCGCGACCCGCGCGACAAGCCCCTGGAGCCGGTCGTCATCCAGAAGATCGCGATGAGCGACCAGGCCCCGGCCGGCAGCGGGAACTGA